A portion of the Leptospira kanakyensis genome contains these proteins:
- a CDS encoding DinB family protein yields the protein MKDFFLRNNAYHIWATNLLYESSETISDEDYKKDVGLFFKSIHGTLNHLLLVEKVWYSRLIGEIYVPTSLSEEIEEDRQTLKQRMIQSLELWSSWLLGLDNSIWDTIFRYKTMRGFEAELIFSDVIQHNFNHRTHHRGQITAAITGLGGKSPEIDFVYYLQTQGK from the coding sequence ATGAAAGATTTTTTCTTAAGGAACAATGCTTACCATATATGGGCAACCAATCTTTTGTATGAGTCATCAGAAACAATATCCGATGAAGATTACAAAAAAGATGTAGGATTATTTTTTAAATCCATACATGGAACTCTAAATCATTTATTACTTGTTGAAAAAGTATGGTATTCACGTCTTATTGGTGAAATTTATGTTCCAACTTCCTTAAGTGAAGAAATTGAAGAGGATCGCCAAACATTAAAACAACGAATGATCCAAAGTTTAGAATTATGGAGTTCTTGGCTTCTTGGACTCGACAATTCTATTTGGGACACTATCTTCCGTTATAAAACAATGCGAGGATTCGAAGCCGAATTGATCTTTAGCGACGTCATTCAACACAATTTCAACCATAGAACCCATCATCGAGGCCAAATCACTGCCGCCATAACAGGGCTAGGTGGTAAATCTCCTGAAATCGATTTTGTTTATTACCTACAAACCCAAGGAAAATAG
- the chrA gene encoding chromate efflux transporter gives MKYLEVFFTAFKLGCTSFGGPIAHLSYFHDEYVTKKKWISAEAYADLVALCQFLPGPASSQVGMGIGLSRAGIFGAILSWIGFTLPSAIILILFGLGMSEAKDMTNKNWLHGLKVVAVAVVAQAILGMGKKLCPDKERITIAIITSVILLFFSSALFQVLVLVGAGFFGVFFLKSLPNLPEEPLHKGNKNISLLFLILFFVLLFFLPFLREIYPDQKIKLFDSFYRAGALVFGGGHVVLPLLQAEVVPSGWVNNDLFLAGYGMSNAIPGPLFAFSGYLGAISEIEPNAWSGAIICLVAAFLPSFLLIIGVLPFWENLKKNPNIRKSMSGINAAVVGILLAALYQPVWTNAVFSGKDFALVASGFLLLEYWKIPSWAVVLVTVIVSLFLY, from the coding sequence ATGAAATATTTAGAAGTATTTTTTACTGCATTCAAACTCGGCTGTACCTCGTTTGGTGGCCCCATCGCTCACTTAAGTTATTTTCATGACGAGTATGTAACCAAAAAAAAATGGATTAGTGCAGAGGCCTATGCTGACTTAGTAGCTCTTTGTCAATTTCTTCCAGGGCCTGCCAGTAGCCAGGTAGGAATGGGCATTGGACTCTCACGTGCAGGAATTTTTGGTGCGATTCTTTCTTGGATTGGTTTTACTTTACCATCGGCGATCATCCTCATTCTTTTTGGACTTGGAATGTCTGAGGCAAAAGATATGACAAACAAAAATTGGCTTCATGGATTGAAGGTAGTAGCCGTTGCCGTTGTGGCCCAAGCCATTTTAGGAATGGGAAAAAAACTTTGTCCCGATAAAGAAAGAATCACAATTGCCATAATAACAAGCGTTATTTTATTATTTTTCAGTTCTGCTTTGTTTCAAGTGTTGGTTTTAGTGGGCGCAGGATTTTTTGGAGTATTCTTTCTAAAATCTTTGCCCAACTTACCGGAGGAACCACTACATAAAGGAAACAAAAACATTAGTTTGCTATTTTTAATTTTATTTTTTGTTTTGTTATTTTTTCTTCCTTTTTTAAGAGAAATTTATCCTGACCAAAAAATCAAACTATTCGATAGTTTTTATAGAGCCGGTGCACTTGTGTTTGGTGGTGGACATGTAGTACTTCCCCTTTTACAAGCAGAAGTAGTTCCCTCTGGTTGGGTAAACAATGATCTTTTCCTTGCTGGTTATGGAATGTCCAATGCAATCCCAGGACCTTTGTTTGCATTTAGTGGTTATTTGGGTGCCATATCAGAAATAGAACCAAACGCCTGGTCTGGTGCTATCATTTGTTTGGTGGCAGCTTTTTTGCCATCTTTCCTTTTGATCATTGGTGTTTTACCATTTTGGGAAAACCTAAAAAAAAATCCGAACATACGAAAGTCGATGTCTGGGATCAATGCAGCAGTGGTTGGAATTTTACTCGCTGCTCTATACCAACCTGTTTGGACAAACGCAGTTTTTTCAGGGAAGGATTTTGCTTTGGTTGCTTCTGGATTTTTACTTCTAGAATACTGGAAAATTCCATCATGGGCGGTAGTCTTAGTTACCGTTATCGTTAGTTTATTCCTTTATTAA